A region of the Propionispora hippei DSM 15287 genome:
GCCGGGGCAATAGCCGGTCTGCTATTGGGTTTTCTGGTAACCTGGCTGCGTTTTGCGCTGCGCCGACAAGGGATCGCCGATGTAACCTTTCATTCGCTGCTGCAGATAATGACGCCATTTGCCGTTTATCTTATAACGGAAGATGTTTTGCACGCTTCCGGCGTGATCGGGGTGGTAGCAGCCGGGATTGTTCATGCCCTGGTGAGAGAACGGACGGAAACCATGATCGCCGAAGAGCAGATCCTGACAGAAAACATCTGGTCCCTCGTTTTGTTTGTGCTAAATGGGGTGGTATTCCTGTTATTAGGATTAAATATTCCTTCCTCCATGGCGGAAGCCGTGGCAGATCCGAGTATAAACAATTACCTGCTCATCGGCTATGCTGCTCTGATCGGAACAATTATTTTGGGAATCCGCTTTGTCTGGTCCTATCTCTTTTTTTATGTTGAATATTATTATGGCAGTAAAACGAAAGAGGTTGTTAAGCCCGATTTTCAGACAAATCTGATGATCGGTCTGACCGGAGTCCGGGGCGCCGTTACGATGGCAGGTGTTCTTTCCATACCCTATTTTTTAGCGAATGGAGATCAATTCCCGCGGCGGTCGCTTATTCTCTTTCTCGCAGCCGGCGTCATTCTGTTCACTTTAATCTTGGCAACCCTATTTTTACCGGTGTTGAGCAAAAGAGAAGCCGGTACAGCGGAGACCGGGGAAGAAATGGAGTTAGATGAAGCGAAAAGGAAAATTCTGCAGGAAGCGATTAAACAGCTTCGACTGGAAATGAATGAGGAAAATCGGTTCGCCGCTTATGAACTGATTGATGAATATAAGATCAGGCTCCGGCATCTCCAAGCGGAACCGATGACGCGTGATATAAAGATATCCGAAATAAGGTTGATGGCATTGAAAAAAGAAAGGGAATATATACAGGCGGTCATGGCCAGGGGCGAGATGAGTGAAGCGGTGTTTATGTCAGTTGAAAAGTCACTTGACCGCCGGGAAGAAGCTCTTTCGGCCAATGTAAACTCCGGAGTCAGATATCTCATCGGCAGGATGATCAGAAACTGGAGGCGTTACAGAGGACATTCCGGTAAAAAAGCCGGAGCTTTGGCTGGCGCGAAAGTACGGATCAGCGATGACATCCGGCTAAAGGCGCTGCAGGCCACGTATGATTTTTTGGAGAGTTATGCCCAGGAACATGACCGGGCTCATCTGGTTTATCCGGTCATGCTGGATTATCGGCGAATGATCGAGCGACTGGAGAGGCCGGTTAGACCAAGCAGTGAAGAGAAAAAACAGCAAAAGGAAGACCTGCGCATGCTGGTAATCGACATAGAGCGCTCAGAAATCATCAAAATGTTTGAAGTTGGAGAAATTACCAAGCAACAGGCAAAAGAGCTAAGAAGATTTGTCAATCATATTGAAAGTGTTGTGCTGTATGAATATGTTGAGTAACCTGGAGGGATGATTTCGCCGGGAAAAGGAAAATAATAAAAAATCGCATCAGAAGGGTTTCCCGGCGAATAATTACGAAGGGGCTTCTTCTATGGCAACAATTCATTTTTTTTTCTATATGCCAGAAAAGAGAACATTTAAAGCGACATTCCCATATAAAATCTGTCTTCAATTTGAAATTTATAACTTTGAGGTAATATATGATAAAAGAATTTGAGCAAGCGAAAATGAATGAAGTAATGAAAATATGGTTAGATACTACGATTAATGCACACTATTTTATTCCGGAAAAATATTGGGTTGATAGCGAGCGTATCGTGAGAGAACGCTATTTGCCTATAGCGAAAACATTTATTTATGATGAAGATAGTATTATTAAAGGATTTATTAGTATCATGGAGGGCTTTTTTATTGGAGCATTATTTGTTGCTAAAGAATATCAGCAGCAAGGAATAGGTCTAAAGCTAATTAATTATTGTAAAAAGTTATATCCTACATTAGAATTAGCTGTTTATGTTGATAACATGGGTGCGGTAGAGTTTTATAAACGATGTGGCTTTACAATTCAAACAGAGCAAGCTAATGAAGGTACCGGATTCAAAGAATATATCATGGTTTGGAATGGAATTGAATGATTAAACCAGTACAGATGTAGGAGTATATAACGCTTCGGAAATAAAAAAAGATGACGATCAATGGCTAAACAGCGAGAACTGCACGTGATCGCTAAGCTCGGACAAAGAAGGAGCGACACCGGTGTTTAAACTGATTTTGTTATTTTTTGAATCAATCCCTCGCCGGTTTCGCTTAGAAAGGTTGAGCCTAAGATCAGGATTCCACCGATTATTTGTGAATAGGTCATGGCTTCACCTAGCAGCACTGCGGAGAGGAATACCGCGGTAACCGGGTCAATATAACTGAGAATGGCAATGGTTTGTCCTTTTATTTCTTTCATGGATGTAAAGTATATCAGGTAGGCTAAGCCTGTATGTATGATGCCGACAACCAGGATCAGGAGTACAACTTGTCCATTTAGTGAAGCTAATGGAATTCCCTGATTATAAAAAAGACTGGGAAGCAATACCAGACCCGCCATAAAAAGCTGGATCAGCGTTGTTTCAAAACCGGATAACCCTTTTATGAACTTGT
Encoded here:
- a CDS encoding Na+/H+ antiporter, encoding MDILIIILLLLFCLLFSNIVSHYVPSVPTALTQIAMGIVLAVVIKDISFKIETGWFLLLFVAPLLYNDGSRFPREELWEMRLPILGNAIILVIITTLGGGCFIHWMIPGLPLTAAFALAAILSPTDPVAVNGIAKRIHIPQKVLSLVRGESLINDASGLVAFNYAITAVVTGYFLLNEAILDFSYKFLAGAIAGLLLGFLVTWLRFALRRQGIADVTFHSLLQIMTPFAVYLITEDVLHASGVIGVVAAGIVHALVRERTETMIAEEQILTENIWSLVLFVLNGVVFLLLGLNIPSSMAEAVADPSINNYLLIGYAALIGTIILGIRFVWSYLFFYVEYYYGSKTKEVVKPDFQTNLMIGLTGVRGAVTMAGVLSIPYFLANGDQFPRRSLILFLAAGVILFTLILATLFLPVLSKREAGTAETGEEMELDEAKRKILQEAIKQLRLEMNEENRFAAYELIDEYKIRLRHLQAEPMTRDIKISEIRLMALKKEREYIQAVMARGEMSEAVFMSVEKSLDRREEALSANVNSGVRYLIGRMIRNWRRYRGHSGKKAGALAGAKVRISDDIRLKALQATYDFLESYAQEHDRAHLVYPVMLDYRRMIERLERPVRPSSEEKKQQKEDLRMLVIDIERSEIIKMFEVGEITKQQAKELRRFVNHIESVVLYEYVE
- a CDS encoding N-acetyltransferase produces the protein MIKEFEQAKMNEVMKIWLDTTINAHYFIPEKYWVDSERIVRERYLPIAKTFIYDEDSIIKGFISIMEGFFIGALFVAKEYQQQGIGLKLINYCKKLYPTLELAVYVDNMGAVEFYKRCGFTIQTEQANEGTGFKEYIMVWNGIE